Proteins from one Plodia interpunctella isolate USDA-ARS_2022_Savannah chromosome 3, ilPloInte3.2, whole genome shotgun sequence genomic window:
- the IA-2 gene encoding receptor-type tyrosine-protein phosphatase N2 isoform X3, which translates to MCRLWRRQALWALALFSSLAPAHADGNIGCLFSASLCVEGVEWCYDDFAFGKCILIYDEEQEDGALYKYDMSTDQLQWFEDELQRLASRGYRWEHAYTQCELQAMLYALRQGLDRNEVNTKICEQFVDPKLTSDSVVDEDQNLEIEPDETAFVRFTPNSAKEDSDFANEVYSPPFTPDDDPTPYLIPKDLPITDDETPSDKLRDLLMMSDDSPVIVPFEGFRERIQAEKDLNNDDTGPSVLIDKQKKSLPDDNQISLDRNIYPEVDGLGVRFRKFKTKAPPYTAEYLMGNRFSPLDAEVRSNALEKYKQSFAEKNFPFEYEDSDIQEPRIYINEDGVDEIPFDTGSGEHDPYHIQDNNMNSMPSKPSKNMEYLLNYWREVVNSKLKPHGALYAEGGPLKADEIQGESGENSNFYSEDIQDFLNNEWGFMRRERDDVKKPGPRLDAKTLKILYHNKSVTAHGSPEAHKAEHDGGHDHNDYDYDPSYAYVLFKNSVDPGEVTFKVEKNSKGYDAVDVARRVDVIKEDLRRETGAQVLSTGVGDRKHFQSKRPVIRHMGASDNLFFGLELPVLLALVGSLTVLIVGAVVFAVLVKRDMNSKRKMQGLSSAADVDAEATRDYQELCRARMSGKWPGQQTAAAPPHPSEPPQRITSLSREPDANSPSTRSSTSSWSEEPALTNMDISTGHMVLAYMEDHLRNKDRLEQEWRALCAYEAEPCATTAALKQDNTGKNRYADVLPYDHSRVSLNTLSNHLGSDYINASTITDHDPRNPAYIAAAGPLAHTAPDFWQMVWEQGSVVMVMLTRLNENGQQLCHRYWPEEGSELYHIYEVHLVSEHIWCDDYLVRSFYLKNQRTGETRTVTQFHFLSWPENGVPASTKALLEFRRKVNKSYRGRSCPIVVHCSDGAGRTGTYCLIDMVLNRMAKGAKEIDIAATLEHIRDQRPRTVATKQQFEFVLMAVAEEVHAILKALPAHLQQLQEKRDKEKEKEKEKEKDGNDKEKPNN; encoded by the exons GTTGCTTATTCAGCGCATCCTTATGTGTAGAGGGCGTGGAATGGTGCTACGacg ATTTCGCTTTTGGGAAGTGTATTTTAATCTACGATGAAGAACAGGAGGATGGCGCCCTCTACAA ATACGACATGAGCACAGATCAACTGCAATGGTTTGAAGACGAGCTACAACGATTGGCTTCCCGTGGTTATCGCTGGGAGCATGCGTACACGCAGTGCGAGCTGCAAGCCATGCTTTACGCGCTGAGACAAGGGTT AGATCGGAATGAGGTGAATACTAAAATTTGTGAACAATTCGTTGATCCGAAACTTACTTCAGATTCCGTTGTAGACGAAGATCAAAACTTGGAG ATTGAACCAGATGAAACAGCATTTGTAAGATTCACTCCAAATTCAGCAAAAGAAGACTCTGATTTCGCCAATGAAGTTTATAGTCCACCTTTTACACCTGATGACGACCCTACGCCATATCTTATACCAAAAG ATTTACCCATCACTGACGACGAAACACCAAGTGATAAGTTACGTGATTTACTAATGATGAGTGACGATTCACCTGTAATTGTACCCTTTGAAGGGTTTAGAGAAAGAATTCAAGCTGAAAAGGATTTAAACAATGATGATACCGGTCCATCCGTATTGATtgacaaacagaaaaaatcaCTTCCTGATGATAATCAAATCTCTCTTGATCGTAATATCTATCCTGAAGTAGACGGTTTAGGCGTCCGTTTTCGTAAATTCAAGACCAAGGCACCCCCTTACACAGCTGAGTACCTAATGGGCAACCGATTTTCTCCACTGGATGCTGAAGTACGTTCAAATGCTTTAGAAAAGTATAAACAAAGTTTTGCGGAGAAAAATTTCCCGTTTGAATATGAAGACAGTGATATCCAAGAACCAaggatttatataaatgaagacGGTGTGGATGAGATACCTTTCGATACTGGCAGTGGAGAACATGATCCTTATCATATAcaag ATAACAACATGAATAGTATGCCATCAAAACCATCAAAGAATATGGAATATCTTTTGAACTATTGGCGGGAAGTAGtgaattctaaattaaaaccaCATGGTGCTCTCTACGCGGAGGGAGGCCCGCTGAAAGCCGATGAGATACAGGGCGAGTCAG GTGAAAATTCCAATTTTTATTCCGAGGATATTCAAGATTTTCTTAATAATGAGTGGGGCTTTATGCGTAGGGAAAGAGACGATGTTAAAAAGCCCGGGCCGCGCCTGGACGCTAAAACGTTAAAGATTTTATACCACAATAAATCAGTGACAG CACACGGATCGCCAGAAGCACATAAAGCGGAGCACGATGGAGGCCATGACCATAATGATTACGATTACGACCCTTCGTACGCGTACGTCCTTTTcaaaaatag TGTTGACCCAGGTGAAGTGACTTTCAAAGTGGAGAAGAATAGCAAAGGATACGACGCAGTAGATGTCGCTCGTCGAGTTG ATGTCATCAAAGAAGACTTGCGACGTGAGACAGGAGCACAGGTCCTGTCAACCGGCGTGGGAGATCGG AAACATTTTCAGAGCAAACGCCCCGTAATCCGCCACATGGGTGCATCCGACAATCTGTTCTTTGGCCTGGAACTGCCTGTTCTTCTTGCTCTGGTGGGAAGTCTGACGGTCCTGATTGTCGGAGCTGTGGTGTTCGCGGTGTTGGTGAAGAGAGACATGAACTCGAAGAGGAAGATGCAGGGTCTGTCCTCAGCAGCCGATGTGGATGCAGAAGCCACGAGGGATTATCAG GAGTTGTGTCGAGCCCGCATGTCGGGCAAGTGGCCTGGGCAGCAGACCGCCGCCGCGCCCCCGCACCCCTCGGAGCCCCCTCAGAGGATCACCTCTCTGTCCCGCGAGCCCGATGCCAACTCGCCTTCCACACGATCCAGTACATCTTCATG GAGTGAAGAACCTGCGCTAACTAACATGGATATTTCTACTGGACACATGGTTTTg GCTTACATGGAAGACCACCTGCGCAACAAGGACCGTCTCGAGCAAGAATGGCGTGCGCTCTGCGCGTACGAAGCGGAGCCCTGCGCCACCACCGCAGCCCTGAAACAGGATAATACCGGAAAGAATCGCTACGCTGATGTGTTGCCCTACGACCACTCTAGAGTCTCTCTGAATACCCTGTCCAATCATCTCGGATCTGATTACATCAATGCTTCAACCATA ACGGACCACGACCCTCGTAACCCCGCGTACATCGCAGCCGCTGGGCCGCTGGCCCACACAGCCCCCGACTTCTGGCAGATGGTCTGGGAGCAGGGCAGTGTGGTCATGGTCATGCTGACCAGGCTTAACGAGAACGGGCAGCAGCTGTGCCATCGCTACTGGCCTGAGGAGGGCTCCGAACTCTATCACATCTACGAG GTTCACTTGGTGAGCGAGCATATCTGGTGCGACGACTACCTGGTGCGCTCCTTCTACCTCAAGAACCAACGCACCGGCGAGACCCGCACCGTCACGCAGTTCCACTTCCTCTCCTGGCCTGAGAACGGAGTACCGGCATCCACTAAGGCGCTGTTGGAATTCCGAAG GAAAGTGAATAAATCCTACAGAGGACGGTCCTGCCCAATCGTTGTCCATTGCAG TGATGGAGCAGGCCGAACTGGAACATATTGCCTAATTGACATGGTCCTAAATCGTATGGCTAAAGGCGCTAAGGAGATTGACATCGCAGCCACCCTGGAGCACATCAGAGACCAGCGACCGCGCACTGTCGCCACCAAACAACAGTTCGAATTTGTTCTAATGGCCGTGGCTGAGGAG GTTCATGCCATACTGAAAGCGTTGCCCGCACACCTACAACAACTCCAAGAGAAGAGGGACAAGGAGAAAGAgaaggaaaaagaaaaagagaaGGACGGCAACGACAAGGAGAAACCCAACAATTAA
- the IA-2 gene encoding receptor-type tyrosine-protein phosphatase N2 isoform X2, whose product MCRLWRRQALWALALFSSLAPAHADGNIGCLFSASLCVEGVEWCYDDFAFGKCILIYDEEQEDGALYKYDMSTDQLQWFEDELQRLASRGYRWEHAYTQCELQAMLYALRQGLDRNEVNTKICEQFVDPKLTSDSVVDEDQNLEIEPDETAFVRFTPNSAKEDSDFANEVYSPPFTPDDDPTPYLIPKDLPITDDETPSDKLRDLLMMSDDSPVIVPFEGFRERIQAEKDLNNDDTGPSVLIDKQKKSLPDDNQISLDRNIYPEVDGLGVRFRKFKTKAPPYTAEYLMGNRFSPLDAEVRSNALEKYKQSFAEKNFPFEYEDSDIQEPRIYINEDGVDEIPFDTGSGEHDPYHIQDNNMNSMPSKPSKNMEYLLNYWREVVNSKLKPHGALYAEGGPLKADEIQGESGENSNFYSEDIQDFLNNEWGFMRRERDDVKKPGPRLDAKTLKILYHNKSVTAHGSPEAHKAEHDGGHDHNDYDYDPSYAYVLFKNRFLTDWEKGITFIARLEEMLGLEKNTFTNPRVDPGEVTFKVEKNSKGYDAVDVARRVDVIKEDLRRETGAQVLSTGVGDRSKRPVIRHMGASDNLFFGLELPVLLALVGSLTVLIVGAVVFAVLVKRDMNSKRKMQGLSSAADVDAEATRDYQELCRARMSGKWPGQQTAAAPPHPSEPPQRITSLSREPDANSPSTRSSTSSWSEEPALTNMDISTGHMVLAYMEDHLRNKDRLEQEWRALCAYEAEPCATTAALKQDNTGKNRYADVLPYDHSRVSLNTLSNHLGSDYINASTITDHDPRNPAYIAAAGPLAHTAPDFWQMVWEQGSVVMVMLTRLNENGQQLCHRYWPEEGSELYHIYEVHLVSEHIWCDDYLVRSFYLKNQRTGETRTVTQFHFLSWPENGVPASTKALLEFRRKVNKSYRGRSCPIVVHCSDGAGRTGTYCLIDMVLNRMAKGAKEIDIAATLEHIRDQRPRTVATKQQFEFVLMAVAEEVHAILKALPAHLQQLQEKRDKEKEKEKEKEKDGNDKEKPNN is encoded by the exons GTTGCTTATTCAGCGCATCCTTATGTGTAGAGGGCGTGGAATGGTGCTACGacg ATTTCGCTTTTGGGAAGTGTATTTTAATCTACGATGAAGAACAGGAGGATGGCGCCCTCTACAA ATACGACATGAGCACAGATCAACTGCAATGGTTTGAAGACGAGCTACAACGATTGGCTTCCCGTGGTTATCGCTGGGAGCATGCGTACACGCAGTGCGAGCTGCAAGCCATGCTTTACGCGCTGAGACAAGGGTT AGATCGGAATGAGGTGAATACTAAAATTTGTGAACAATTCGTTGATCCGAAACTTACTTCAGATTCCGTTGTAGACGAAGATCAAAACTTGGAG ATTGAACCAGATGAAACAGCATTTGTAAGATTCACTCCAAATTCAGCAAAAGAAGACTCTGATTTCGCCAATGAAGTTTATAGTCCACCTTTTACACCTGATGACGACCCTACGCCATATCTTATACCAAAAG ATTTACCCATCACTGACGACGAAACACCAAGTGATAAGTTACGTGATTTACTAATGATGAGTGACGATTCACCTGTAATTGTACCCTTTGAAGGGTTTAGAGAAAGAATTCAAGCTGAAAAGGATTTAAACAATGATGATACCGGTCCATCCGTATTGATtgacaaacagaaaaaatcaCTTCCTGATGATAATCAAATCTCTCTTGATCGTAATATCTATCCTGAAGTAGACGGTTTAGGCGTCCGTTTTCGTAAATTCAAGACCAAGGCACCCCCTTACACAGCTGAGTACCTAATGGGCAACCGATTTTCTCCACTGGATGCTGAAGTACGTTCAAATGCTTTAGAAAAGTATAAACAAAGTTTTGCGGAGAAAAATTTCCCGTTTGAATATGAAGACAGTGATATCCAAGAACCAaggatttatataaatgaagacGGTGTGGATGAGATACCTTTCGATACTGGCAGTGGAGAACATGATCCTTATCATATAcaag ATAACAACATGAATAGTATGCCATCAAAACCATCAAAGAATATGGAATATCTTTTGAACTATTGGCGGGAAGTAGtgaattctaaattaaaaccaCATGGTGCTCTCTACGCGGAGGGAGGCCCGCTGAAAGCCGATGAGATACAGGGCGAGTCAG GTGAAAATTCCAATTTTTATTCCGAGGATATTCAAGATTTTCTTAATAATGAGTGGGGCTTTATGCGTAGGGAAAGAGACGATGTTAAAAAGCCCGGGCCGCGCCTGGACGCTAAAACGTTAAAGATTTTATACCACAATAAATCAGTGACAG CACACGGATCGCCAGAAGCACATAAAGCGGAGCACGATGGAGGCCATGACCATAATGATTACGATTACGACCCTTCGTACGCGTACGTCCTTTTcaaaaatag GTTCCTTACCGACTGGGAGAAGGGTATAACTTTCATTGCGAGACTCGAAGAAATGCTTGGATTAGAAAAGAATACTTTCACAAACCCTCG TGTTGACCCAGGTGAAGTGACTTTCAAAGTGGAGAAGAATAGCAAAGGATACGACGCAGTAGATGTCGCTCGTCGAGTTG ATGTCATCAAAGAAGACTTGCGACGTGAGACAGGAGCACAGGTCCTGTCAACCGGCGTGGGAGATCGG AGCAAACGCCCCGTAATCCGCCACATGGGTGCATCCGACAATCTGTTCTTTGGCCTGGAACTGCCTGTTCTTCTTGCTCTGGTGGGAAGTCTGACGGTCCTGATTGTCGGAGCTGTGGTGTTCGCGGTGTTGGTGAAGAGAGACATGAACTCGAAGAGGAAGATGCAGGGTCTGTCCTCAGCAGCCGATGTGGATGCAGAAGCCACGAGGGATTATCAG GAGTTGTGTCGAGCCCGCATGTCGGGCAAGTGGCCTGGGCAGCAGACCGCCGCCGCGCCCCCGCACCCCTCGGAGCCCCCTCAGAGGATCACCTCTCTGTCCCGCGAGCCCGATGCCAACTCGCCTTCCACACGATCCAGTACATCTTCATG GAGTGAAGAACCTGCGCTAACTAACATGGATATTTCTACTGGACACATGGTTTTg GCTTACATGGAAGACCACCTGCGCAACAAGGACCGTCTCGAGCAAGAATGGCGTGCGCTCTGCGCGTACGAAGCGGAGCCCTGCGCCACCACCGCAGCCCTGAAACAGGATAATACCGGAAAGAATCGCTACGCTGATGTGTTGCCCTACGACCACTCTAGAGTCTCTCTGAATACCCTGTCCAATCATCTCGGATCTGATTACATCAATGCTTCAACCATA ACGGACCACGACCCTCGTAACCCCGCGTACATCGCAGCCGCTGGGCCGCTGGCCCACACAGCCCCCGACTTCTGGCAGATGGTCTGGGAGCAGGGCAGTGTGGTCATGGTCATGCTGACCAGGCTTAACGAGAACGGGCAGCAGCTGTGCCATCGCTACTGGCCTGAGGAGGGCTCCGAACTCTATCACATCTACGAG GTTCACTTGGTGAGCGAGCATATCTGGTGCGACGACTACCTGGTGCGCTCCTTCTACCTCAAGAACCAACGCACCGGCGAGACCCGCACCGTCACGCAGTTCCACTTCCTCTCCTGGCCTGAGAACGGAGTACCGGCATCCACTAAGGCGCTGTTGGAATTCCGAAG GAAAGTGAATAAATCCTACAGAGGACGGTCCTGCCCAATCGTTGTCCATTGCAG TGATGGAGCAGGCCGAACTGGAACATATTGCCTAATTGACATGGTCCTAAATCGTATGGCTAAAGGCGCTAAGGAGATTGACATCGCAGCCACCCTGGAGCACATCAGAGACCAGCGACCGCGCACTGTCGCCACCAAACAACAGTTCGAATTTGTTCTAATGGCCGTGGCTGAGGAG GTTCATGCCATACTGAAAGCGTTGCCCGCACACCTACAACAACTCCAAGAGAAGAGGGACAAGGAGAAAGAgaaggaaaaagaaaaagagaaGGACGGCAACGACAAGGAGAAACCCAACAATTAA
- the IA-2 gene encoding receptor-type tyrosine-protein phosphatase-like N isoform X7, with product MCRLWRRQALWALALFSSLAPAHADGNIGCLFSASLCVEGVEWCYDDFAFGKCILIYDEEQEDGALYKYDMSTDQLQWFEDELQRLASRGYRWEHAYTQCELQAMLYALRQGLDRNEVNTKICEQFVDPKLTSDSVVDEDQNLEIEPDETAFVRFTPNSAKEDSDFANEVYSPPFTPDDDPTPYLIPKDLPITDDETPSDKLRDLLMMSDDSPVIVPFEGFRERIQAEKDLNNDDTGPSVLIDKQKKSLPDDNQISLDRNIYPEVDGLGVRFRKFKTKAPPYTAEYLMGNRFSPLDAEVRSNALEKYKQSFAEKNFPFEYEDSDIQEPRIYINEDGVDEIPFDTGSGEHDPYHIQDNNMNSMPSKPSKNMEYLLNYWREVVNSKLKPHGALYAEGGPLKADEIQGESAHGSPEAHKAEHDGGHDHNDYDYDPSYAYVLFKNRFLTDWEKGITFIARLEEMLGLEKNTFTNPRVDPGEVTFKVEKNSKGYDAVDVARRVDVIKEDLRRETGAQVLSTGVGDRSKRPVIRHMGASDNLFFGLELPVLLALVGSLTVLIVGAVVFAVLVKRDMNSKRKMQGLSSAADVDAEATRDYQELCRARMSGKWPGQQTAAAPPHPSEPPQRITSLSREPDANSPSTRSSTSSWSEEPALTNMDISTGHMVLAYMEDHLRNKDRLEQEWRALCAYEAEPCATTAALKQDNTGKNRYADVLPYDHSRVSLNTLSNHLGSDYINASTITDHDPRNPAYIAAAGPLAHTAPDFWQMVWEQGSVVMVMLTRLNENGQQLCHRYWPEEGSELYHIYEVHLVSEHIWCDDYLVRSFYLKNQRTGETRTVTQFHFLSWPENGVPASTKALLEFRRKVNKSYRGRSCPIVVHCSDGAGRTGTYCLIDMVLNRMAKGAKEIDIAATLEHIRDQRPRTVATKQQFEFVLMAVAEEVHAILKALPAHLQQLQEKRDKEKEKEKEKEKDGNDKEKPNN from the exons GTTGCTTATTCAGCGCATCCTTATGTGTAGAGGGCGTGGAATGGTGCTACGacg ATTTCGCTTTTGGGAAGTGTATTTTAATCTACGATGAAGAACAGGAGGATGGCGCCCTCTACAA ATACGACATGAGCACAGATCAACTGCAATGGTTTGAAGACGAGCTACAACGATTGGCTTCCCGTGGTTATCGCTGGGAGCATGCGTACACGCAGTGCGAGCTGCAAGCCATGCTTTACGCGCTGAGACAAGGGTT AGATCGGAATGAGGTGAATACTAAAATTTGTGAACAATTCGTTGATCCGAAACTTACTTCAGATTCCGTTGTAGACGAAGATCAAAACTTGGAG ATTGAACCAGATGAAACAGCATTTGTAAGATTCACTCCAAATTCAGCAAAAGAAGACTCTGATTTCGCCAATGAAGTTTATAGTCCACCTTTTACACCTGATGACGACCCTACGCCATATCTTATACCAAAAG ATTTACCCATCACTGACGACGAAACACCAAGTGATAAGTTACGTGATTTACTAATGATGAGTGACGATTCACCTGTAATTGTACCCTTTGAAGGGTTTAGAGAAAGAATTCAAGCTGAAAAGGATTTAAACAATGATGATACCGGTCCATCCGTATTGATtgacaaacagaaaaaatcaCTTCCTGATGATAATCAAATCTCTCTTGATCGTAATATCTATCCTGAAGTAGACGGTTTAGGCGTCCGTTTTCGTAAATTCAAGACCAAGGCACCCCCTTACACAGCTGAGTACCTAATGGGCAACCGATTTTCTCCACTGGATGCTGAAGTACGTTCAAATGCTTTAGAAAAGTATAAACAAAGTTTTGCGGAGAAAAATTTCCCGTTTGAATATGAAGACAGTGATATCCAAGAACCAaggatttatataaatgaagacGGTGTGGATGAGATACCTTTCGATACTGGCAGTGGAGAACATGATCCTTATCATATAcaag ATAACAACATGAATAGTATGCCATCAAAACCATCAAAGAATATGGAATATCTTTTGAACTATTGGCGGGAAGTAGtgaattctaaattaaaaccaCATGGTGCTCTCTACGCGGAGGGAGGCCCGCTGAAAGCCGATGAGATACAGGGCGAGTCAG CACACGGATCGCCAGAAGCACATAAAGCGGAGCACGATGGAGGCCATGACCATAATGATTACGATTACGACCCTTCGTACGCGTACGTCCTTTTcaaaaatag GTTCCTTACCGACTGGGAGAAGGGTATAACTTTCATTGCGAGACTCGAAGAAATGCTTGGATTAGAAAAGAATACTTTCACAAACCCTCG TGTTGACCCAGGTGAAGTGACTTTCAAAGTGGAGAAGAATAGCAAAGGATACGACGCAGTAGATGTCGCTCGTCGAGTTG ATGTCATCAAAGAAGACTTGCGACGTGAGACAGGAGCACAGGTCCTGTCAACCGGCGTGGGAGATCGG AGCAAACGCCCCGTAATCCGCCACATGGGTGCATCCGACAATCTGTTCTTTGGCCTGGAACTGCCTGTTCTTCTTGCTCTGGTGGGAAGTCTGACGGTCCTGATTGTCGGAGCTGTGGTGTTCGCGGTGTTGGTGAAGAGAGACATGAACTCGAAGAGGAAGATGCAGGGTCTGTCCTCAGCAGCCGATGTGGATGCAGAAGCCACGAGGGATTATCAG GAGTTGTGTCGAGCCCGCATGTCGGGCAAGTGGCCTGGGCAGCAGACCGCCGCCGCGCCCCCGCACCCCTCGGAGCCCCCTCAGAGGATCACCTCTCTGTCCCGCGAGCCCGATGCCAACTCGCCTTCCACACGATCCAGTACATCTTCATG GAGTGAAGAACCTGCGCTAACTAACATGGATATTTCTACTGGACACATGGTTTTg GCTTACATGGAAGACCACCTGCGCAACAAGGACCGTCTCGAGCAAGAATGGCGTGCGCTCTGCGCGTACGAAGCGGAGCCCTGCGCCACCACCGCAGCCCTGAAACAGGATAATACCGGAAAGAATCGCTACGCTGATGTGTTGCCCTACGACCACTCTAGAGTCTCTCTGAATACCCTGTCCAATCATCTCGGATCTGATTACATCAATGCTTCAACCATA ACGGACCACGACCCTCGTAACCCCGCGTACATCGCAGCCGCTGGGCCGCTGGCCCACACAGCCCCCGACTTCTGGCAGATGGTCTGGGAGCAGGGCAGTGTGGTCATGGTCATGCTGACCAGGCTTAACGAGAACGGGCAGCAGCTGTGCCATCGCTACTGGCCTGAGGAGGGCTCCGAACTCTATCACATCTACGAG GTTCACTTGGTGAGCGAGCATATCTGGTGCGACGACTACCTGGTGCGCTCCTTCTACCTCAAGAACCAACGCACCGGCGAGACCCGCACCGTCACGCAGTTCCACTTCCTCTCCTGGCCTGAGAACGGAGTACCGGCATCCACTAAGGCGCTGTTGGAATTCCGAAG GAAAGTGAATAAATCCTACAGAGGACGGTCCTGCCCAATCGTTGTCCATTGCAG TGATGGAGCAGGCCGAACTGGAACATATTGCCTAATTGACATGGTCCTAAATCGTATGGCTAAAGGCGCTAAGGAGATTGACATCGCAGCCACCCTGGAGCACATCAGAGACCAGCGACCGCGCACTGTCGCCACCAAACAACAGTTCGAATTTGTTCTAATGGCCGTGGCTGAGGAG GTTCATGCCATACTGAAAGCGTTGCCCGCACACCTACAACAACTCCAAGAGAAGAGGGACAAGGAGAAAGAgaaggaaaaagaaaaagagaaGGACGGCAACGACAAGGAGAAACCCAACAATTAA